The proteins below come from a single Campylobacter sp. CCUG 57310 genomic window:
- the purH gene encoding bifunctional phosphoribosylaminoimidazolecarboxamide formyltransferase/IMP cyclohydrolase — protein sequence MRALISVSDKEGVLEFAKGLASLGFEILSTGGTHKLLVQSGINSLEVSEYTNSPEMFEGRVKTLHPKIHGGILHKRDDKSHVAQAEQNSIGGIDLVCVNLYPFKETTIRTDDFEEIIENIDIGGPAMVRSAAKNFKDVYIVTSPLDYEAVLENLRNGENALEFRRSLMIKAYEHTAAYDSMIANYMNERFNGGFGEMKFISASKVFDTRYGENPHQKGALYEFDYFFSNNFKALKGEASFNNMTDINAALMLASSFDEAPAVAIVKHANACGFAVKSSLLESYTEALKCDPISAYGGVVAINGTFDKALAEKINEIFVEVIIAANVDEEALKVFESKKRIKIFSQGNKFLTRANDKYDFKHIDGGFVFQESDEVRPSELENMKLQTTREASKDELRDLEIAWKVAALTKSNCVVYVKNSAMVAIGMGMTSRVDAARAAVNKARDLGIDLNGCALASEAFFPFRDSIDIASEVGVKAIIEPGGSIRDDEVVQAANEHGMALYFTGVRHFLH from the coding sequence ATGAGAGCGTTAATCAGTGTGAGCGATAAAGAAGGAGTTTTGGAGTTTGCCAAGGGGCTTGCTTCGCTTGGCTTTGAGATACTTTCAACGGGCGGGACGCATAAGTTGCTTGTGCAAAGCGGCATAAATTCGCTTGAAGTGAGCGAGTACACAAATAGTCCAGAGATGTTTGAGGGTAGGGTAAAGACTCTTCATCCTAAAATTCACGGCGGAATTTTGCATAAAAGAGATGATAAAAGCCATGTGGCGCAAGCCGAGCAAAACTCTATCGGAGGGATTGATCTTGTTTGTGTAAATTTGTATCCTTTTAAAGAGACTACCATACGCACCGATGACTTTGAAGAGATTATAGAAAATATCGATATCGGTGGACCTGCTATGGTGCGAAGTGCGGCTAAAAATTTTAAAGACGTATATATCGTAACCAGTCCGCTTGACTATGAGGCTGTGCTTGAAAATTTAAGAAACGGAGAAAATGCGCTCGAATTTAGACGCTCGCTAATGATAAAAGCCTATGAGCACACCGCAGCTTACGACTCGATGATAGCAAACTATATGAATGAGCGGTTTAACGGCGGCTTTGGCGAGATGAAGTTTATTTCCGCTAGCAAGGTGTTTGACACAAGATATGGTGAAAACCCGCACCAAAAAGGCGCTTTGTATGAGTTTGATTATTTCTTTAGCAATAACTTTAAAGCATTAAAGGGCGAAGCAAGTTTTAATAATATGACTGATATAAACGCGGCTTTGATGCTTGCAAGTAGCTTTGATGAGGCGCCTGCGGTAGCTATCGTCAAGCACGCAAACGCTTGCGGCTTTGCGGTGAAATCAAGCCTGCTTGAAAGCTACACCGAAGCGCTAAAATGCGATCCTATCTCGGCTTACGGCGGAGTTGTGGCGATAAACGGAACTTTTGATAAGGCTTTAGCCGAAAAGATAAATGAAATTTTCGTCGAAGTGATAATCGCTGCAAACGTCGATGAAGAAGCGCTTAAAGTGTTTGAGTCTAAAAAACGTATCAAAATTTTCTCTCAGGGAAATAAATTCCTAACAAGAGCAAACGACAAATACGACTTTAAGCATATTGACGGCGGATTTGTCTTCCAAGAAAGTGACGAGGTTAGGCCTAGCGAGCTAGAAAACATGAAACTACAAACAACGCGCGAGGCGAGCAAAGATGAGCTAAGAGACCTTGAGATAGCTTGGAAGGTGGCTGCACTTACTAAGAGCAACTGCGTGGTTTATGTGAAAAATTCAGCCATGGTTGCTATCGGTATGGGTATGACAAGTCGTGTGGATGCCGCAAGGGCTGCGGTAAACAAGGCTAGAGATCTAGGCATTGATCTAAACGGATGCGCGCTTGCTAGCGAGGCGTTTTTCCCGTTTAGAGATAGTATAGATATCGCTTCTGAAGTAGGCGTAAAAGCCATCATAGAGCCGGGCGGTAGTATCCGTGATGATGAGGTTGTGCAGGCTGCAAACGAGCATGGAATGGCGCTATACTTTACCGGAGTTAGGCACTTTTTACATTAA
- a CDS encoding peptidase M50: protein MLLNTFAPPFSLVGGYFIVGILLLLASVFVFFGVDLNALTSLKTAGFFHVYLVGFVMSIIIGALYQLTSVILEKAFFTIKFAFLNLFLYAAGVLVLSLGMYLEKMALIHAGGGILFIALLFFTVTYALSFLGAKKGGLAVVALLISALFLLVGVVLGFILILILSGKFALDFELVLHYHIYFVLGFIFLIIVGVASVLLPMFALVHDLKFYLSKLSIALFLAGGVALKFSLEITFVLITLSVICFLIEALLILKKRVRKAYDYWNLNVFFALVWLFVCIVCIALEKIEFAVFTLTFGFLYAFIVGHLYKIMPFLIWYHYVAKFVGKVKVPLLDDMMIKWVANLSLALQTASVAAYFGGLNLLSQICLALSVVLVVVNVINFFKYTKFGVQNEG from the coding sequence ATGCTACTAAATACATTTGCTCCGCCGTTTAGTCTGGTAGGCGGATACTTTATCGTGGGGATTTTGCTCCTGCTTGCAAGCGTGTTTGTATTTTTCGGAGTTGATTTAAATGCTCTTACAAGCCTTAAAACCGCCGGATTTTTCCACGTATATCTTGTTGGCTTTGTAATGAGCATCATCATCGGCGCGCTCTATCAGCTTACGTCAGTTATACTTGAAAAGGCGTTTTTCACTATAAAATTTGCTTTTTTAAATTTGTTCTTATATGCGGCAGGCGTTTTGGTGCTCAGTCTTGGGATGTATCTTGAGAAAATGGCGCTTATCCATGCCGGAGGTGGGATTTTATTTATCGCGCTGCTCTTTTTTACCGTTACTTACGCGCTTAGCTTTTTAGGCGCTAAAAAGGGTGGTTTGGCTGTGGTTGCGCTGCTTATCTCGGCTCTGTTTTTGCTTGTGGGAGTAGTGCTTGGATTTATACTTATCTTGATACTATCAGGTAAATTTGCGCTTGATTTTGAGCTTGTTTTGCACTATCACATCTACTTTGTGCTTGGTTTTATATTTTTGATCATAGTAGGCGTTGCAAGCGTGCTTTTGCCTATGTTTGCTCTTGTGCATGATCTTAAATTTTATCTTAGCAAGCTATCTATAGCACTATTTTTGGCTGGCGGCGTGGCGCTTAAATTTAGCCTTGAGATAACTTTTGTTTTGATAACTTTGAGTGTGATTTGCTTTTTGATTGAAGCTCTTTTGATACTTAAAAAAAGAGTTAGAAAGGCTTATGACTACTGGAATTTAAATGTCTTTTTTGCTCTTGTTTGGCTCTTTGTCTGCATAGTTTGCATAGCTCTTGAAAAAATAGAATTTGCCGTATTTACGCTTACTTTTGGATTTTTATATGCCTTTATTGTCGGACATCTTTATAAGATTATGCCGTTTTTGATATGGTATCACTATGTAGCGAAATTTGTAGGCAAGGTCAAGGTGCCTTTGCTTGATGATATGATGATAAAGTGGGTGGCAAATTTATCTTTGGCACTTCAGACGGCTTCGGTTGCGGCTTATTTTGGTGGCTTAAATTTGCTAAGTCAAATTTGTCTTGCATTGAGCGTAGTGCTAGTTGTGGTTAATGTAATAAACTTTTTTAAATATACTAAATTCGGAGTTCAAAATGAAGGATAA
- a CDS encoding metal-sulfur cluster assembly factor has protein sequence MKDKIYKALSNIVDPEVGFDIVSLGLIYDVEENDGRAVVTMTLSTRSCPLHELILGWVENATLGVEGVKECEINLVWEPAWNISMASDEVKAALGA, from the coding sequence ATGAAGGATAAAATTTATAAGGCGCTTTCAAATATAGTTGATCCTGAAGTGGGATTTGATATAGTGTCTTTGGGGCTTATATATGATGTTGAGGAAAATGATGGCAGGGCAGTTGTTACGATGACGCTTTCAACGCGTTCTTGCCCACTTCACGAACTCATCTTGGGTTGGGTTGAAAATGCAACGCTTGGAGTTGAGGGTGTAAAAGAGTGCGAGATAAATTTAGTCTGGGAGCCGGCTTGGAATATCTCAATGGCAAGCGATGAGGTAAAAGCGGCTCTTGGAGCATGA
- the ftsZ gene encoding cell division protein FtsZ: MGGFTVEEKRNTYGAKIKVVGVGGGGGNMINHMIRENGGDVDIDLIVANTDVKALENSLAYTKLQLGEKKTKGLGAGMMPEIGREAAQESYEEIRSALEYSDIVFIASGLGGGTGTGAAPVIAQVAKEVGALTIAVVTTPFSFEGKKRKKLADMGLEELRKESDSIVVIPNDKLLTLIDKKAGMKDSFKIVDNVLTRAVSGMSTIVLDSGKSDINLDFADVKKIMEHRGMALMGVGEADGEEAAQEAIKNAIQSPLLDDVTINGAMGALVHFRTHPDCPFSDINEAMELITEAVDEDADVIFGTTTDENMENNKVQVTIVATGFRNKNEKKPAPATTIQNGSNNPFLSQRLERLKVSGGYDSEEAQAILELPTYIRHQMD, from the coding sequence ATGGGTGGCTTTACGGTAGAAGAGAAGAGAAATACTTACGGTGCTAAAATAAAAGTCGTAGGTGTTGGCGGCGGCGGCGGTAATATGATAAATCATATGATAAGAGAAAACGGTGGTGATGTAGATATAGATCTAATTGTAGCAAATACAGATGTAAAGGCTCTTGAAAATTCTCTAGCCTATACCAAGTTACAGCTTGGCGAGAAAAAAACAAAAGGTCTAGGCGCAGGTATGATGCCTGAGATAGGACGAGAGGCTGCTCAAGAGAGCTACGAGGAGATAAGAAGCGCACTTGAATACTCAGATATAGTATTTATAGCATCCGGTCTTGGTGGTGGCACTGGCACTGGTGCAGCTCCCGTGATAGCTCAAGTAGCAAAAGAGGTAGGAGCTTTAACAATAGCCGTCGTAACCACTCCTTTTTCCTTTGAAGGCAAAAAACGCAAAAAACTAGCCGATATGGGGCTTGAAGAGCTAAGAAAAGAGAGTGACTCCATAGTCGTTATCCCAAACGATAAGCTTCTAACTCTTATTGATAAAAAAGCAGGTATGAAAGATAGTTTTAAAATAGTTGATAATGTATTAACCCGCGCTGTTAGCGGTATGAGCACTATCGTTCTTGACTCGGGCAAAAGCGATATAAATCTTGATTTTGCAGACGTTAAAAAAATAATGGAACATAGAGGTATGGCGCTAATGGGAGTTGGTGAAGCGGACGGCGAAGAAGCTGCACAAGAAGCTATCAAAAACGCTATACAATCGCCTCTTCTTGATGATGTTACTATAAACGGCGCTATGGGAGCCCTGGTTCACTTTAGAACTCACCCTGATTGTCCGTTTAGCGATATAAACGAAGCTATGGAGCTTATCACGGAAGCTGTTGATGAAGATGCTGATGTAATCTTCGGGACTACAACAGATGAAAATATGGAAAACAATAAAGTTCAAGTAACGATAGTTGCAACAGGTTTTAGAAACAAAAACGAGAAAAAGCCTGCTCCTGCAACTACAATACAAAACGGCTCAAACAACCCGTTCTTAAGCCAAAGACTAGAAAGACTTAAAGTAAGCGGTGGATATGATAGCGAAGAGGCTCAAGCCATACTTGAACTACCGACATACATCAGACACCAAATGGACTAA
- the ftsA gene encoding cell division protein FtsA: MSTKILGIDVGSVQICAVIAQHDESGLKIIGIGTAKTQGIKKGIITNIELASKSIKSALIDAQRIAGTYYERVVVSISGAYTKSVDSSGVVNIPDHEIGIREINRSMFESDRRAQIHSDYEKLHILPYNFKVDDQEHIEDPLGMNGSRLEVQTHIITAQKSSLSNLRKALNLAGVEPDNIVLSSYASAIATLNQDEKDLGVVLIDMGGATCNMIVHSGNSIKYNEFLGVGSANITNDLSAALHTPLLKAEEIKLNYGSLINRANELVEIPPINDDGKVQEVSLDVISNVIYARAEETLMILAKMLEDSGYKSSVAAGIVLTGGMTKLEGIRDLASAIFDNMPVRIAKPKETEGLYEIMRDPANSCAIGLCMYGAGYFTPYEIDSEKKMRYKDESITRNKKLRNIVEDGKSKDTKTQEENGEKIFQGSVLDDEFDFNDLKFDNPKEELANIADISNEKKESWLSRTWHKMTQLF, from the coding sequence TTGAGCACCAAAATTTTAGGTATTGATGTAGGCTCCGTTCAAATTTGCGCTGTTATAGCGCAACACGACGAGAGCGGACTAAAGATAATAGGCATAGGAACAGCAAAAACTCAAGGCATCAAAAAAGGTATCATAACAAACATAGAATTAGCCTCCAAATCGATAAAAAGCGCTCTTATAGACGCTCAAAGGATTGCAGGAACATACTACGAAAGAGTAGTGGTATCTATTTCCGGAGCATACACCAAAAGTGTAGATAGTAGCGGAGTAGTAAACATACCGGATCATGAAATCGGCATAAGAGAGATAAACCGCTCGATGTTTGAATCAGACCGCAGAGCGCAAATTCATAGCGACTACGAAAAGCTTCATATATTGCCTTACAACTTCAAAGTAGATGATCAAGAGCATATAGAAGATCCTCTCGGAATGAACGGAAGCAGACTTGAGGTTCAAACTCACATCATAACGGCTCAAAAATCATCACTTAGCAATCTTAGAAAAGCTCTAAATTTAGCAGGTGTTGAGCCTGACAACATAGTTCTTTCAAGCTACGCTTCGGCTATTGCTACATTAAATCAAGACGAAAAAGATTTAGGAGTCGTTCTTATAGATATGGGTGGTGCTACGTGCAATATGATAGTTCATTCTGGAAATTCTATAAAATATAATGAATTTTTAGGAGTTGGCTCTGCAAATATTACAAACGATCTTTCTGCGGCACTTCATACTCCGCTTTTAAAAGCCGAAGAGATAAAGTTAAACTACGGCTCACTTATCAATAGAGCCAATGAGCTAGTTGAAATTCCACCAATAAACGATGACGGTAAAGTTCAAGAAGTATCGCTTGACGTGATATCAAACGTGATCTATGCAAGAGCCGAAGAGACGCTTATGATACTTGCAAAAATGCTTGAAGATAGCGGATATAAAAGCTCGGTTGCAGCAGGCATAGTACTAACTGGAGGCATGACTAAGCTTGAAGGCATAAGAGACTTAGCCTCTGCGATATTTGACAATATGCCTGTTCGCATAGCAAAACCAAAAGAAACGGAAGGGCTTTACGAGATCATGAGAGATCCTGCCAACTCTTGTGCCATAGGACTTTGCATGTATGGGGCGGGATATTTTACTCCATATGAGATAGATTCCGAAAAGAAAATGCGTTATAAAGATGAAAGCATAACGAGAAATAAAAAATTAAGAAACATAGTAGAAGACGGAAAATCAAAAGATACAAAAACACAAGAAGAAAACGGTGAGAAGATATTTCAAGGAAGCGTTTTAGATGATGAATTTGACTTTAACGATTTGAAATTTGACAATCCAAAAGAAGAGTTGGCCAATATCGCAGACATCAGCAACGAGAAAAAAGAAAGCTGGTTATCTCGCACTTGGCATAAGATGACACAACTATTTTAA
- a CDS encoding peptidylprolyl isomerase, with protein sequence MITWMQKHKKYLVVTIWVSTIAFVGAGFVGWGAYDMNTNRATSIAKVGHRNISIQEFQNKYSEFYSYYNQLFDGKMSEEKAKELGLENLAIEALVQENLLLNFADDLSLGVNDDDVVKYIVADTTFHVDGKFDKNLYNETLKRARISPADYEKGLKKSILLNKLRHAINLPTNQNDTNLMAASFLMQDRVSIQIVQALEDEIKVDENELKSLWETNKNSYKTLTEFKIKTKFIEPVNFDVNETELIEFYTENKSSYKDPWDKILDFNDTKEEVLLDYKQKKTKDVALKEYLKIKKGELKLEDGSSVVLENDTSLPVDELKNAKAGEVLKPVEHEDGYLIVQLEEVIPSQVMTFEQAREQVFELYKTEKEQKIVEQKAKKLLETGFEGKDIGFISRDIVSAIDGLSDTEFSVFVSKVFDSNNKKDYVMLNNKAVVYEILEQKLLDSEKENEYKDVITQNVSYLKNNELIQDLTNALQKRYKVEHYYKR encoded by the coding sequence ATGATAACTTGGATGCAAAAGCATAAAAAATACCTCGTCGTAACCATCTGGGTAAGCACTATAGCCTTTGTTGGAGCGGGCTTTGTAGGCTGGGGGGCTTACGACATGAATACTAATCGAGCCACTTCGATAGCAAAAGTCGGACACAGAAATATAAGCATTCAAGAATTTCAAAACAAATACAGCGAATTTTACTCATACTATAACCAATTATTTGACGGAAAGATGTCTGAAGAAAAGGCTAAAGAGTTAGGGCTTGAAAATTTAGCCATAGAAGCTTTAGTGCAAGAAAATTTACTGCTAAATTTCGCAGATGATTTGAGTTTAGGCGTAAATGATGATGATGTGGTTAAATACATCGTAGCGGATACTACATTTCATGTTGATGGAAAATTTGATAAAAATCTCTACAACGAAACTTTAAAAAGAGCTAGGATAAGCCCAGCTGATTATGAAAAAGGACTTAAAAAATCCATACTTCTTAATAAACTAAGACACGCTATAAACCTACCTACAAACCAAAACGATACAAATTTAATGGCTGCAAGCTTCTTGATGCAAGATAGAGTATCTATACAGATAGTTCAAGCTTTAGAAGATGAAATAAAAGTTGATGAAAATGAGCTAAAGAGCCTATGGGAAACTAATAAAAACAGCTACAAAACACTAACGGAATTTAAAATAAAAACAAAATTTATCGAGCCGGTAAATTTTGATGTAAATGAGACCGAGCTAATAGAGTTTTATACCGAAAATAAAAGCTCATATAAAGACCCGTGGGATAAGATACTAGATTTTAATGATACCAAAGAAGAAGTTTTGCTTGATTACAAACAAAAAAAGACAAAAGATGTAGCACTTAAAGAGTATTTAAAGATCAAAAAAGGCGAATTAAAGTTAGAAGACGGCTCGTCTGTAGTACTTGAAAACGATACAAGCCTTCCTGTAGATGAATTAAAAAACGCAAAAGCAGGAGAAGTGCTAAAGCCTGTTGAGCACGAAGATGGTTATTTAATTGTGCAATTAGAAGAAGTTATCCCTTCGCAAGTTATGACTTTTGAGCAGGCAAGAGAGCAAGTGTTTGAGCTTTATAAAACCGAAAAAGAGCAAAAAATAGTAGAGCAAAAAGCTAAAAAACTCCTTGAAACCGGCTTTGAAGGAAAAGATATAGGCTTTATCAGCAGAGATATAGTTAGTGCGATTGATGGCTTAAGCGATACTGAATTTAGCGTATTTGTTAGTAAAGTTTTTGATAGCAATAACAAAAAAGATTATGTTATGCTAAACAACAAAGCCGTTGTATACGAAATTTTGGAACAAAAGTTGCTTGATAGTGAAAAAGAAAATGAGTATAAAGATGTAATAACACAAAATGTTAGTTACCTCAAAAATAACGAGTTGATTCAAGATCTAACTAACGCATTGCAAAAGCGTTATAAAGTTGAACATTATTATAAAAGGTAG
- a CDS encoding class II aldolase and adducin N-terminal domain-containing protein: MDLTYASAELSKISLSMFRKNFFGVFHGSISARIEHNQFLINKKNAIFDNLKEEDFIMLNSKKDYRWNDASLDSDIHLNIYKNINEAKYVCYAMPPYLTAYTLNHTFIHPRDYFGYVKHHELPIYDPKQFDDWYERADTEIYRYMIENKTNIMIIKGYGAYVYNRTPYQLAKDVAILENTCKLLHIAHSYEIYRH, from the coding sequence ATGGATTTGACATACGCCTCCGCAGAGCTTAGTAAAATTTCGTTATCGATGTTTAGAAAGAATTTTTTCGGCGTCTTTCACGGCTCTATTTCTGCTCGCATAGAACACAACCAATTTTTGATAAACAAAAAAAATGCAATATTTGATAATCTCAAAGAGGAAGATTTCATAATGCTAAATTCCAAAAAAGACTATCGATGGAACGATGCAAGCTTGGATTCTGACATCCACCTAAATATCTACAAAAACATAAATGAAGCCAAATACGTATGCTACGCCATGCCTCCTTACCTCACCGCATATACTCTAAATCATACTTTCATACACCCTAGGGATTATTTCGGATATGTCAAGCACCATGAACTTCCCATATACGACCCAAAGCAATTTGACGACTGGTACGAGCGAGCCGATACTGAAATTTATCGCTATATGATAGAGAACAAAACAAACATAATGATCATCAAGGGGTATGGCGCATACGTATATAACAGAACTCCTTATCAACTAGCAAAAGACGTCGCTATACTTGAAAATACTTGTAAATTATTACATATAGCTCACTCTTATGAGATATATCGTCACTAA
- the rsmH gene encoding 16S rRNA (cytosine(1402)-N(4))-methyltransferase RsmH: MNSPHVPVLPSEVLQAFSDIKEGVVVDCTLGYAGHSSLILEQNDNVKLIACDQDDEAIEFSTNKLAKFKDRVSIFKSRFSEILSKVNTREIRGILADIGVSSLQLDKNERGFGLKSDNLDMRMDTSGELTAYEVVNFYPEHKLAQIFKDYGELTNAKQIAASIANARHKQKISSASELARIIGTKSLKNRSVSPAILAFQAIRIEVNSELTELENLLNAIENSSINECVVAIISFHSLEDRIVKNRFKKWAKSCICPDEAMRCTCGNNHSIGEIVTKKAIMPSVEEAKQNPRSSCAKMRIFKISRGKNAR, encoded by the coding sequence TTGAATTCTCCGCATGTTCCTGTGCTACCAAGTGAAGTTTTGCAAGCTTTTAGCGATATAAAAGAAGGCGTTGTGGTTGATTGTACGCTTGGGTACGCGGGACACTCCAGTCTTATTTTGGAACAAAATGATAATGTAAAACTTATAGCTTGCGATCAAGATGATGAAGCCATAGAATTTTCAACAAACAAGCTTGCTAAATTTAAAGATCGCGTTAGTATCTTTAAGAGCAGATTTTCAGAAATTTTGAGCAAAGTTAATACTCGAGAAATTAGAGGAATTTTAGCCGATATCGGAGTTTCTTCTCTTCAACTCGATAAAAACGAGCGAGGTTTTGGACTAAAGAGTGATAATCTAGATATGCGTATGGACACAAGCGGAGAGCTAACCGCTTATGAAGTTGTTAATTTCTATCCCGAGCATAAACTCGCTCAAATTTTTAAAGACTATGGCGAGCTAACTAACGCAAAGCAAATAGCTGCCAGTATAGCTAACGCAAGACATAAGCAAAAAATTTCAAGTGCTAGCGAGCTGGCTAGGATAATCGGTACAAAATCCCTTAAAAATAGAAGCGTTAGTCCCGCGATACTTGCTTTTCAGGCTATTAGAATCGAAGTAAATTCAGAGCTTACAGAGCTTGAAAATTTGCTTAACGCTATTGAAAATTCATCTATTAATGAGTGTGTAGTGGCGATAATCAGCTTTCATTCGCTTGAGGATAGGATAGTAAAAAACAGATTTAAAAAATGGGCAAAAAGCTGTATCTGTCCAGACGAAGCTATGCGTTGCACATGCGGAAATAACCACTCCATAGGTGAAATCGTCACAAAAAAGGCTATAATGCCAAGCGTAGAAGAGGCAAAACAAAATCCAAGAAGCAGTTGCGCAAAGATGAGAATTTTTAAAATTTCAAGAGGTAAAAATGCAAGATAG
- a CDS encoding AEC family transporter, translating into MIMFTPLLSIFILIASGYFAKKVKIFEQKQASIFIDYALCFALPALIFDKIYHVSIDKTLINIILTGFLSSFVAAFIVFFICKVFKFSQATAISALLLAMFGNTIFIGMPIITGFFGEDALNEVIFYDQFATSIPISILGPFILSFGAPAKVSLVQNTIKVLKFPPFIALIAGLILRGIELPSVIFTALNLFSQSVVPVALFAIGIGLGFRSIRSSYKATLIVIAGKMLIAPLIFILIALIFSVDFSPKWLIGILQCAMPPMVLASAMIMKANLDSQLAVSAVATGVAFSFIGLPLVYFICGFL; encoded by the coding sequence TTGATTATGTTCACGCCGCTTTTGTCTATTTTTATTTTGATAGCCTCAGGATATTTTGCAAAAAAAGTTAAAATTTTCGAGCAAAAGCAAGCGAGTATTTTTATAGATTACGCACTATGTTTTGCTCTGCCAGCATTGATATTTGATAAAATTTATCACGTAAGTATAGATAAAACTCTCATAAACATAATCCTAACAGGCTTTTTATCCTCGTTTGTAGCCGCTTTTATCGTATTTTTTATCTGCAAGGTGTTTAAATTTAGCCAAGCCACCGCCATTAGCGCTTTATTGCTGGCGATGTTTGGCAACACCATCTTTATCGGTATGCCTATTATAACGGGCTTTTTTGGAGAAGATGCTCTGAATGAAGTTATATTTTACGATCAGTTCGCCACATCCATACCCATATCAATACTTGGTCCATTCATACTATCTTTTGGAGCTCCCGCAAAGGTCTCTTTAGTTCAAAACACGATAAAAGTGCTTAAATTTCCTCCATTTATCGCACTTATAGCAGGTCTTATACTAAGAGGTATCGAGCTTCCTTCAGTTATCTTTACCGCGCTTAATCTTTTTAGCCAAAGCGTAGTTCCGGTCGCCCTTTTTGCTATAGGTATCGGACTTGGTTTTAGAAGCATAAGAAGCTCATATAAAGCCACTTTAATCGTAATCGCAGGCAAAATGCTAATAGCTCCTCTTATATTTATCCTTATAGCTTTAATATTTAGCGTTGATTTTAGCCCTAAATGGCTCATAGGAATTCTTCAGTGTGCCATGCCGCCGATGGTTTTAGCAAGTGCGATGATAATGAAGGCAAATTTAGACAGTCAGCTTGCAGTTTCAGCCGTAGCTACAGGCGTTGCATTTAGCTTTATCGGTCTTCCTTTGGTATATTTTATCTGCGGATTTTTGTAA
- a CDS encoding efflux RND transporter periplasmic adaptor subunit, producing MKNFIKFVVITAIIAACGYFVYEKYFKEEKKDEFITSVAVRGDLAKSIDSNGEIYANELIDVGAQVSGQIKKLYVKLGDRVKAGDMIAEIDSATQQNNVDTKKAQLGIYEAKLNSAKVALEIAESKFKREKELFSKNATSKEEFENAKNSLAVTKANIKEIEAQITQTKISLNTAQIDLGYTKIVAPKEGTIVSVQVEEGQTVNSNQTTPTIVNIADLTKLKLKMEIAEGDITKIKVGSKVEYSILSEPNKKFQTQISSIDPGLTTLSNGKYSQTSTSANSSSSSSAIYYYANAVIDNKDEILRIGMTTQNIITLENVKDAIIIPSIAIKKEGGKNYVSVLKGDNSVEKREVVVGLTDNLKSQIINGVSEGEKVITSRSSAAELDQMIERENRRMRGR from the coding sequence ATGAAAAATTTTATAAAATTCGTAGTTATCACCGCCATTATAGCCGCCTGTGGATATTTTGTATATGAAAAATACTTCAAAGAAGAGAAAAAAGATGAGTTTATAACATCCGTGGCGGTTAGAGGAGATCTTGCTAAAAGCATTGATAGCAACGGCGAAATTTATGCAAACGAGCTTATTGATGTAGGCGCGCAGGTTTCAGGACAGATAAAAAAGCTATATGTAAAGCTTGGTGATAGGGTAAAAGCGGGCGATATGATAGCTGAAATCGACTCCGCAACCCAGCAAAATAATGTAGATACCAAAAAAGCTCAGCTTGGAATTTATGAGGCGAAATTAAATAGTGCAAAAGTAGCTCTTGAGATTGCCGAGAGTAAATTTAAGCGTGAAAAAGAGCTTTTTAGTAAAAACGCTACTTCAAAAGAAGAATTTGAAAATGCCAAAAATTCTCTTGCTGTTACAAAAGCAAACATAAAAGAGATAGAGGCTCAGATAACTCAGACTAAAATTTCTTTAAATACCGCTCAAATCGATCTTGGATACACTAAAATAGTTGCACCCAAAGAGGGTACTATCGTATCGGTTCAGGTTGAAGAAGGACAAACCGTAAATTCAAACCAGACAACTCCGACTATCGTAAATATAGCGGACTTAACGAAGCTAAAGCTAAAAATGGAGATAGCTGAAGGCGATATCACTAAGATAAAGGTAGGTTCAAAGGTCGAGTATTCGATCCTTTCAGAGCCAAATAAGAAATTTCAAACTCAAATTAGCTCTATTGATCCGGGACTTACCACGCTAAGTAACGGCAAATACAGTCAGACATCAACTTCTGCTAATTCAAGCTCAAGCTCTTCGGCGATTTATTATTATGCAAATGCCGTAATTGACAACAAAGATGAAATTTTACGCATAGGAATGACCACTCAAAACATAATCACTCTGGAAAACGTAAAAGATGCGATCATAATACCTAGTATCGCCATAAAAAAAGAGGGCGGAAAAAACTACGTAAGCGTGCTAAAAGGCGATAATTCGGTAGAAAAAAGAGAAGTCGTCGTAGGGCTAACGGACAATCTTAAATCACAGATCATAAACGGCGTTAGCGAAGGTGAAAAAGTCATCACCTCAAGAAGCTCGGCAGCTGAGCTGGATCAGATGATAGAGCGTGAAAATAGGCGAATGAGAGGCAGATAG